A portion of the Liberibacter crescens BT-1 genome contains these proteins:
- the ruvX gene encoding Holliday junction resolvase RuvX: protein MTTIFIEELSKILKPKQPIAGIDLGTKTIGMSISDLSQRIASPRPFIKRKKFTQDADILLAFAKIEKISAFIIGLPINMNGSEGPRAQATRDFVKNMNEKTDIPFIFWDERLSTVAAKRMLINMDISRKKQSEKIDSIAATLILQTALDRIFLLTTTKT, encoded by the coding sequence ATGACTACTATCTTTATTGAAGAACTTTCTAAAATTCTAAAGCCAAAACAACCTATAGCAGGAATTGATCTGGGAACAAAAACTATTGGTATGTCTATTTCTGATCTTAGCCAACGGATTGCAAGCCCTCGTCCTTTTATTAAAAGAAAGAAATTTACTCAAGATGCCGATATATTACTGGCTTTTGCAAAAATAGAAAAAATTAGTGCCTTTATTATTGGACTTCCAATTAATATGAACGGTTCAGAAGGTCCACGAGCCCAAGCTACACGCGATTTTGTAAAAAATATGAATGAAAAAACAGATATTCCTTTCATATTTTGGGATGAAAGACTTTCTACTGTAGCTGCCAAACGAATGCTCATTAACATGGATATCTCAAGGAAAAAACAATCAGAAAAAATTGATTCGATTGCTGCAACCTTAATTTTACAAACTGCGTTAGATAGAATTTTTTTATTGACGACAACAAAAACTTAA